TTCTAGAGAGAGGTGCGCTTGATTGTTCGCCAGCGAGTGCCCGCTGGCGGTCTGTGACATTTAGTCAAGTACTGTACAATTTGTGACACACTGAGACTTTGACATTACGCAAGGTAGGAAACAGCCTGGAGCCAAAAACTAAAAAGGCCACAAACAGCTCTagatttattataataaatatataataaatatgacaaatattgtaatatatgAACTCATTGTACCAAGAAATTACTTAATATGAAACTGTATATTGGAATACTATATTTACCTGACAGATACATGTTACTAGTTATGCTGCAGATTCAGATTTTCTCACAGCatataaaaattacattatgaTGCATTGTTAGTCATTAAATTATACAGCACTGTGTGATgaataaaggaccagtatagGGCTGGGtaacttttaataaaatgatctgATTTCTACATatatgcattttgaaagtcttcaaattattaatatttattaattgaaGACATTTGCATTGATTTGCTGTGAGCAtatccatacaaatagtcatattttctagctctgggtgcaaaaaggatcaattgcaggtatcgtttgatgggagatgtGTCGATACTATTtagtatcgatttatttcggtcaatGCCTTAAAGGTATCCAGTGCTGATACCCAACCCTAGACCAGTGGTAGGTAACAAcgacacaacaattcttattttcaggtgattacaccctaataaaaacacacttatgaAGCTTATATTAATTTTCTGCGAAGTTCactccactagatgccactaaatcctgcaTACTgcacttttaaatattttatataaaagctTGAGTATGTTCATCTATAACAAATACTAGTAAGCTTATATTTGGCACATAAAAACTCTATCTGCAGATTAATATGGCACTCAAAAaaatggagtaaaaagtacaatatttccctctgaaatttAGTGGcagtataaaatgacataaaccTCAACGCTgcacttaagtacagtacttagATATTTCACAACAGTGCAGTCCAGAGGGAcatgttgtactttttactACACTATAATTAACTAACAGcatttcagatttaaaatatacacacaaatatttgaTCAAATTGTGATGGTGATACATTGATACAGATTAGCTCCACCAGCTTCAACATAGAAATGCTACTAATATGTTAATGCATATTAATAGTACATACAGATAAGTAATATTATATACTCTGAGAGAAATGATTTTGCACAAAGTaacttttaagtacatttagctGATAATTTGTCTGTACTTGTACTATGAAAAATTGCAGGATTTACGTTTAAATTCCCAGCACTTCTTCCAGTGGCGTCTGGAGCACCTTCATGTGAATACAAATATACTAAATTATACCctgaaatattttgatttaGGACAAATTTAAAAACTGTCAATTTGCCCTTTACTGGAGCTAAATCATCATGTGGATGCTCATCTGTCTCTActctgaaaacattaaaaacaaaaaaaatgtaccaCCAAACCCTAGTTTAAGGCATATTACTGATATTTACAGGAGATAATTTAGTTATCCTAATTATGATCAATAGTTGCCGCTGTTAGATTGTCAGTTTGGAGTGACATGACAACACTCCAATGGACTCAAACATAATTTTATTACAGCAAATCCATCCGAATCTCAACAACTTTCAAATAGCAGGTTAAACATACAAAAGCTCACTTAACAtacgttttttttattaaatatgtaaaaagcaGGTCAAGTTATccacaaataaaatgcaaacatgcaaCACGTTTTTGGGGAATGCATAATGAGTGggacatgaaaaaaacatttaccatTCATTAATTATTGACAGTACATGTTTACATTCCTTTTCATTTACACAATAATATATGACTAAAGCATTATGGTGCACTGCCCAGTTCAATATTAGTAAATGCAATATTAAGAAAGGGTATACACAATGTACTTACTGGAATATAGCATGGCAAATTACTCAGTGAACTGACTTGTCTCCCTAGGACctgtgactttaaaaaataaacgcCTGAAATTTGAACAGACCACAAGTTCCAGCTGAGGTTTCAAAACTTAAAAACGCTGCATCGTAATAAGACTAGTCCAcaataatgtataatgtgtatTGTACCTTCCCTACGTTTGTGGCATACCAAGTGAACCACTCTGTATGGCGTGAATAGCACACTGTTGAGCACACTGATAATCTGAAATTTTGTAATTTGTGAGAACAGCTGTCAAAACAGTCATAAGTTGGCATTTTACTACATTTTATTCACAATTCATTGACTGTATTGTCCCCCTTCACGAGGATGCAATGCAGAAACTTGCACTATTCCTAAGgcttaataataaatatggtgAGGGTCTATGGACAGATTGTCCAGTACAGAGTCAAATGTCAGTGCAACATATGGAAGGAGGTTAAATAAGAGCTACTATGAGCCCTTTCAGGGCTTTGCTTATTGCATTCTTGTGATTAATATTGTTGatatgcaaaatttaaaaaaaataaaatgaaaaaaaaaggacagaagctGGGAAGTTAACACTTGCGCCGACAGGTATAAGTTACCTGTCTAAACTTCAGCATTTCATCACATCTACTGTAGGATTTTGAATCGACTTTCCACCCACACAGTCCTTGGAAACTTCTGTGATGGTCTGAGCTCATCTGCTGGTGGAGGTCATGACCACAAAACCTGCCACAGCAGTTCAccaaaaagtcacaaaaaacatCGAACAGTGAGCAGAGagaggggtaaaaaaaacaaaaaaaacgtgGTGGTGCTTCTATTCAGGAGGTTGCTTCATGTGCTCAGTCTTGGAGAGAACAAAAAGTAAAACCATGAGGAAAAATTAAAATCCTTTTTAACAGTtctcacatatttaaaaagagggGTGTAACTGCAGTGAGGGATGATGGCAGTCAGTATtcatcctgctcctcctgctgatCATCTGGTGCCTCCTCATGGGCTTCCTGGTCCACTTCCTGTCCATCTCCCTCAGCCAGATCTTCCACTCTTTCCTAAAAAAACAGGCACAGACAGCTGAATACTGCTGCTATTTAACTGAGTACGCTCTGAGGCAAAAGACATGTGATAACACACAAAGACTGAATTCTTATCACCATCAACCGCACAATAACTTCCACATAATTTCACCACTTGGATAAATAGTTCTCACACATTTTACAGATGTAAACTGCTGCAAAAAACAATCAGATcatgaagaaaaacagactgCCACTGTCGAGAATCCTGTTCAGATCAATTGAGTCTCAGTCAGCAGCAGACTGACCTGTTCTTCTGAAGCGTAAAGGACCTCCATTAGCCGATCGACAAAAGGGGCATTCTCCTCGCCCTGCTCCTGGCACAGCAGTTCCACCTCTCGCAGCTTGCTGAAGTAGTAGTCCCGCTCCTTCTCTACTCCTTCCAGTGCCAACTTTAATGTGTTAACCTACAAAAcaccaaatatatttaaaaggatTATTTTTGTTTCCAGCACAAAACAGTGTGAACTTTGGTTAAAGTCCAGCAGCCAGAGATAAGCAGTCACAAGCTTGACCGGACAATCAACAGATGAGTAACAAACATTTCCATCAAATTGATTTAAATGCTTCATTCCGAGGGAAACATTACAGGTTGAAGGACTCGGATAAAGATCAGCAGAAGCATTCAAAGTTATGCAAGTACACAAATCTCATCACTTCAATAAGAGAAGTCCAGAATAGTACTGAAACCCTGAACTGTCTAACTGATTAGTCCGAAGGTTGAAACTCAATCAATCTATTGATCAATTTAGTCATGTGTCGAGTAAAAATACCACAAATCTGCTGTTTACAGCTTCACAAATTCTTCATGTCAccatcattatgaaataaacattttactcAGGGTTTCTTTTCCTGAAAAGGTTCAACTTACTTTCACTTTAGTTTTGTCCTTGTCTTGACTCTAAAGTGTACCAACCAAAATAATACAGCTATAACTAGACTGCCTACATTTACAGAAACAAGTTGGGTCTCAGGGTGGAACGACTAAAAACACAGATTGTATGAATGTGCAGCTTTGCAGTTTAAACCCACTGACTGAACACTTCACAGGGACAAAAGTCCTTACcctctttattttgtttggggtgtttttaaCCATGTTGGACCACTATTTTTGTACTAATGAATCAGAAATATACTTAATGTCAAAGGGAAACAAATATCTGCATCACCCATGTGATTAGTACTATAAAATGCACTTTAAGTAAATGCATTAGTAATGAATCTGCACAGTATAAGTGCACAGTATAAGTGCAGATTTGACACTGctaggctgtttttacatttatctgctgaaagtggaaactTGCTCTGTGCTCACCTGAAATTTGAGGTTTGCATCTACAAGCAGAGTTTTGTGACCTCACAAATAGCTTTGGGCCAGTGAGTCCAGTAAGCAACTTACACAGGTGTGATTtgaaaacttgaagcctccagtgaaCACTCACTGAGAATATACTTTACAGTGAAGAAGGAGACTTCTTGTACAGACTTCTTGCAGTTAAAACTtaagaaaatttaaaatgtttgtaatcTAGATGtttcaatgagggagaaggaagagatGTAAGTATTTCTAAAGAGGTAATATAACTTTTATTTGTTCAAAACCCATAACAGACACAGACTATTAGTCTTTATAGATTTTAAAACGTGTGTAGAGTGGATTAATACTAGTTACTATTTGGTAGAGCTACATTTAGCAGCAATCATATCTCAAACTGATATCTATATGTACATGTTTGTATCAGCTATGCACATCTGGACACTTCATTATTCTCTCCCAATTCATCTTTGAAAAACTGCTCATTGAACCGTGTCTGAGTTTGAAGTCTCACCACAAATTCTCGACTGGACTGAGGTCTGTACTCTCACTCGGCCATTTTAGgatataaacattatttttatgaagTAATAACATGAGTTTTTCATAGTAGAACACCTacttaaaaacaccaaatagttaaataattaaagaGCATCTGTCAGTAGTTTATCTTTGTCTAAAACCAGCTGTGTCACTGATGAGCTGGTGCAGCGTTTTAAAGATGCCAAGTTAcaactaaaacaatgaataaagcAAAAGGTTCCTTTATCCAGTGGACGACAGGTAGTAATCCGTCTTTGTATACGACATCAATAatatacagaaaaaacagaaaattatgCTTTTACAGTGTAATTTTATCCCTAATTCAGTTATGCTCTCTACTCTCTCCTCTGAAAGTACACTGTCTAATGCTGGCAACAGACACAATCAGTGCAGCATAAAAAGTGAACACAGACAGAGCCAGGAGCAGGAATGTGAGCAATGTGGAGAAAACAGTTTGGCTGTTGTTTTTAGGAGGATACTAAAACCTGACGATGAGATGCCTTCCTGTCTGAACACTGGAGCCAAGCTTTTTCAGATGTAAGACGTACCTGCTCAGTAAGATGTGTGACCTGTGCTTCCAGTTCTTTCTCCCCTTTGGCAGGAGTTGGTGTTGCAGGGATCTTTTTGGCTGACGAGGGTCTGGATGTTGGTGTTGAGGACTTGGGGGTTGTAGAGCTTGACCTTGATGCTCCTACAGCAGAGAATGGGTTTATTAGTCAGCAATGGCAGTCATTTCTTAGTTTATTCTTGATTGATGGCCTGAAGCCAAATGTAGTTATTCATTTCTCTGGAAATTGAAATATTTGTCTTTGTTCAATGTTGGAAAATATCTAAAACTTGGATATTATAATCACATCATTTGTTGATATGAATATACCTTAATTGTCGCCGAGACTCACCAGATAACTCTTGTGAGGTACAATACTATAATATGTCAAAGTAACTTTAAGATATCCAAAGAGACATTAGCAAACTGAAATCAACACTGATCCTTTGGCCTACCTGCAGTTGGGGAGCTCGCTGCATGGTGGGATTTCTTTGGCAGGTTAAAGATCTGCTCGCCGGGGTCAGGCGGGGGAATGGCATCCTGACCCTGCCTGGCTGCAACCGGGTCGTACTCTTTACCGTCGTAATTGGCATCAAAGAACTTCTTGAACCACTGGATGAAATCAAGATTGTCCTGAAATCTGCCTTTCACCAGTTTCTCCACAGGAATAATCTGTATcgaggaggaaaagagggttGAGAGTAGGAAAAATACAAATTCAACCAGTTTATTCAGAGCAGAAACAGTGTGGCTCAAACAGGTATGATGATGCAGGTATGATAGTTATCTCGTTCTGCAGAAAAGCTAAACGAGATAAAAGTAAAGTTGACCCACCTTATCCACATTCATCCGTTTGAAGGACGCCTGTAACAGCTTGAAATTGTGAATGTACTCATGCTCCAATTTAGCTTGAAACTTGACCTTCTTAAGACTGATGCAGCCAGGGAAGAGCAGATCCATGAACTGGCAGTAGGCTGCTCCTAAAGGCATAATAAAATGTAAGTTGAGTGCATAAGCCCTTCCTGAAAAAACATACAGCAAACTGACAGCAGCTATAGGCCTAGATTTATAGTATTATATCCGCCTGCTTTTACACAACAAAATCAGcaagaatgattaaaaaaaatcctgggAGCTTTTTCCCTGTCCAGATTGACCCGGTTTCCTTAAAAAGAAAACCATTAATGCTTGTTCTTGGTAGCTTTGCTAACATGAACTGAAGCCTAGTTAGACCTTTATCCATTTGAAAAAGAGGGCACCAGCTCAGCCTGGTTGTGAGTGAATGAACACTTGCCATACATAGATAAATCTCACATAGAACCAACTAGAGAGCTGCATATGAAGTAATCTGGATCAAACAAGTAGCCTACACaaagtgtgtgttagtgtgtatgtgtgtgcagagtgaTTGAAATTGGATTACTTGGTCACAGCAGGAGAGCACGGCAGGCTGCAAGTTTATTTATAGACAATGCTTCCAGGGCGAGGTGAGCATGTTTCTACAGGTTGCTTTAACTGCCGGCTTCCCGGGGAAATTACCTGAACCTCCTCGTGTTACaggtttgtgtgtacatgtgttacACCGAGAGAAGAGGACGAGATGAAATCATGAAGTGCAATTTTGTAAGGATCTTTCTGTTCTTACCTGAGGAGAGCTGCTCCACTTTAGTGTAGTTTAAGCAGACGATATCGTTAACCCAGGCAGTGATGTCATGCCTGCTCATAGTCTCCTGGGTTATTGAGGTAGAATATACGTTGACCGCCATCCCCCAACTGCAACAAAGAGACAACAACACTTGAAAACAGATGGAACATGTCTGAAATAAAGCTGCTGTTTTCTCATGCCTCAGCTTAGCCTCTTGACCCAAAAACTGATCTACCGTTCAAATAAATCCAGAAGATACTGAAGAATATAGAGGCCATTTACTGGGAGACataaaggaaggacagaaacacaacagcacaaacTGTATCTACTCAAAACACCAATTAATAACAACTACAACAAAACAGGTCATGTAACATTTGGTAATCACTTAAAGTCTTCAGATCTCCCTTTGACACTGGAAGCCCAACAGCAATGCCTCATCACTGTGATATGATATGATCTGTTACATCACCAACTTGGTCAGATTGATTGATGAAAAGGACCAGGGCCAAATACGTACTATGAGACCCTACAAACAGAGCGACAGCACAGTTTACACGTTTATGTCATCGATACTGTCCACTGTGCATGCACCTCATCTTCTGGCCATTGAGTAGAGTGTATAAGGTCGCACAAGTCAGGCAAACAATAAGACAAGTTAGTCAAGGCTCCAATAAGAAgacaatttaattattaaaaaaaaaaacctgtatttAAAGCATTCAAATATAACTTAATAATAagatcaaatataaaaaaagaaaaaccgaCCCTATGGTGCATGATGATAACTAATGTCAGCAGGTTTGTGGTGTTATGACTTTTGTCCAAATCACttctaaaacatatttaaataaatcctaacagttttttgtcttcatcttgCTCTATCTTAAACCTCAGTATTTCTACACTTAAGACTAGTAATAACACGTGATCCAGAATATGGTGCCAATGTATTTGTTAAGCAATAGCTTGATTTGTATTATAGCCTCTGATCCTTTCATTTGATTCTACCTGCAGAGTAATTAGAAAGCTATTGCAAAGCCTGATTAGCCTGATTGGGCAAAGCCTGCAATTGTAAAACTGTGGCTTTTGGGCCCTGAGGGCACCTGCCCCACTTGCACTGTGGGGACACTCAGCCCTGTATACTGAAAGCATCCGACGTGCCAAAAAATATATCAGGAAAGTCAAACAGCTGGAACACACCGAATCgatgctttcattttcatttgttagCTCTTAGTAACAGAAATATTGAAAAGGGGGGCATCACACTGATACTACACCTCAATATCCAGACCAATTTACACCCACACAAGTATATCTCACTGTAGATCACTTTTGCAACTCCATTGATCATTTGGAGAAAGTCGTACTATTTATCACAAAGACAACAGTTTGTTTGTAGTTTGTCTGTCAACTTATGTGCAACATCCAGTCAGTCCTACAAGGCCAAATCAGTCACTTTTTGACcatataaatgacatttttttaacataagggtcaatgacgttttttttgtttgtggtttagtcaaatttaaaagaggttaaaatttgaaaatgaatgtatgaataacttgcacacattcttttttttgtggacccagcataacatttctgcttttaatccattttgagagaatatattagaagaGATGGCAAAAATGTCCCAGTGGTGTAActataaaaactttgtaccaaataattaaacttgctagaaatctcaataaaacaccacatcaactattttggcatgatcttacattataacttttttatattaaataacgGTGaaggaatacaattgttctaaatatgaaattaaatctggggaatcatgtcaatcagcaacttttttttttaaattaagtaattatttgtataggTGAACTGTAGGAGGATAAgataatatgtatcattcttttgtggttaccacatttgacattttcaggagcattcagtcttactaaatttaatttcaaatgacataaaaccaacaacaaatttacattttaacaaacctgatcctgcttttaaaactgtgaattgctcatcttgccaacccctTCTTTCTTACTGACCTATAAACATACAATAAAGTAGTAGTGGATAATATACGGTTTTACATTATACAATAGatagatcccccccccccccccacatttGAAATTCCCAAATAAAGTGTCCAGTCTTCCCAAAATGAAGACTGCAGCATATGATAGGTAACAGCAGGCCATTAAAACACCCCCCTTCATTGGATTAAAGCAGCGACTAATATGGTATTAAATCGTGCGAAATCACCATCATCATGGTACACCAGGGTATGCAGGATAATAATAACCCTTAAGCATTAAAGTTGGGCTATCACAGCGCTGCAGGAGCAGATCCTCGGCTGACTGACTCtctgggaaggaaggaaggaaagtgggccagcGGCTCTCATGTCAACAAAGCGGATATATGTGCTGCTAGCACGCTTTGTTAGCCGGGCAGGGCTGGGCTGATGCCCGCATCGAAACACGGGCTGGAAAACAGGCTGGTGCCGCAGGTAGTGAGGGGGCTATGCGCATTTAAACATCACCCCCAAACACATCCATCGTGATATTAAGCGAGGATTATTAGGTAATGTCATGTCACGTTGGGAATACTGTAGCAAAGGGTGGCTGTATTTGGTGTGTCATTGGATGAATCTAGTTTCAATCCAGTCCTCCAAAACGTGTCTGCGCACACAGACGCACACTTGACAACATTATATTAAACACACTGGTGGCTCTGCACGACAGccatgattttttctttttttgtaggaAGGGGGTGGTATGGTAGCAGGAGAAGGGTATAGGCTAACTAGGGAGAGATTTACGCCTTACTGTCGGGACACATACACAGTGCTAACATGACAGGAGGCTGGGAGACAACGGGGGGAACATAGCGGATAGGTGCAAAGCAGAAACCCGACAGacgacgaggaggaggaggagaagaaggagggggacCAGCAGGCCAGGGTGCCGTTTTCTgcctgcagccttttttttctcctctatatgatttttcttttcttttttttcttttcttaaactTACATCAAATCAAATGCGGCATTACACTGATTTACCTGTAGGCGCGCTCTCCCCGCACTGTATTTTTCCTGTAAGGAATGATGTTGGATCCGTTGTCCGGGACGATGTCGTTGTTATTCTCTCCATTTGGGGAAAGGGCTTGGGTGGGACCGGGCATTTGGGTCTCTAAAATGTTGAACAGAtactctgttctctctctggccaggaaaaaaaaacaacaggaacGATGCAAAATGCTATGAAAGTGCCGCACCTCCGGTTATGTGTTGCCTCTGCCTTCTTATTCTTCACAAATCTCTGCCCTGATGACGTCG
This genomic interval from Scomber scombrus chromosome 11, fScoSco1.1, whole genome shotgun sequence contains the following:
- the mapre2 gene encoding microtubule-associated protein RP/EB family member 2 isoform X2 yields the protein MAVNVYSTSITQETMSRHDITAWVNDIVCLNYTKVEQLSSGAAYCQFMDLLFPGCISLKKVKFQAKLEHEYIHNFKLLQASFKRMNVDKIIPVEKLVKGRFQDNLDFIQWFKKFFDANYDGKEYDPVAARQGQDAIPPPDPGEQIFNLPKKSHHAASSPTAGASRSSSTTPKSSTPTSRPSSAKKIPATPTPAKGEKELEAQVTHLTEQVNTLKLALEGVEKERDYYFSKLREVELLCQEQGEENAPFVDRLMEVLYASEEQERVEDLAEGDGQEVDQEAHEEAPDDQQEEQDEY
- the mapre2 gene encoding microtubule-associated protein RP/EB family member 2 isoform X1 is translated as MPGPTQALSPNGENNNDIVPDNGSNIIPYRKNTVRGERAYSWGMAVNVYSTSITQETMSRHDITAWVNDIVCLNYTKVEQLSSGAAYCQFMDLLFPGCISLKKVKFQAKLEHEYIHNFKLLQASFKRMNVDKIIPVEKLVKGRFQDNLDFIQWFKKFFDANYDGKEYDPVAARQGQDAIPPPDPGEQIFNLPKKSHHAASSPTAGASRSSSTTPKSSTPTSRPSSAKKIPATPTPAKGEKELEAQVTHLTEQVNTLKLALEGVEKERDYYFSKLREVELLCQEQGEENAPFVDRLMEVLYASEEQERVEDLAEGDGQEVDQEAHEEAPDDQQEEQDEY